A region of the Electrophorus electricus isolate fEleEle1 chromosome 7, fEleEle1.pri, whole genome shotgun sequence genome:
AAATAAACGTCAATAAATAACGGAAGACGCTCTCGGGTCTGGCAGATCGTTCGCTGTTTGGGGGCCAAGGGAGAGAGACGCTCGCTTTGCTCCGGTAAAGTGAGGACAAACGGACATGACTTGTTTTAGTAACCACCGTTAAATAACGCTGTATGTTAACGTTAACGCTGTTTACGTACGTTAACGGTGTCTACGGTACGGTCACTACggaacaatacaaaacaaaaaacagcggAAAGTCTCGCGATATAACGGGCGTGTGCTCCAGGTGGCCGATAGCTGTATAACGGTATAACGGGACGGTCGACACAACTTCACTAGTGTGGCTTAATCCGTTTGACTCTCCGTTAAAGTCCCAACGTGTCCGACTGTAGCAGTGAAGCGGAGCGGAGTGTCGGCACTGCGCCTACCGGCTGGGAGCGTGCCCGTGCCGTTATTCCTCTTGGGCTTCTTCTGCTTCCTGCGCCGCCACCTGGGGCCATCCGCCATGATCCCGCGCGCCGCGAGCCTcgcgcccccgcccccgcccccgcccccgcacCTGCTTTACGACACTCATCTTTACGACATCACCTTTCCGTGCGCACCTCACGCTAACGCAGGCTGAGATTACGGCGCGGCTCAGTCAAAATGGGGCAGGAGGGAGACTCGGATTAAATGATGAAATTATAATTAAAGGAACAAAGAATAAAGCAGACGACGGGCCTGCTCCTTTAGCCCTAAACACACTGACGTATGCTACACAATAAACAAGGAGgaattgaaatgtgtgtgtgctgtctcagGTGTGTCAGCCAGCTGGGGGGTTTAAGTCTTCTGAGGGATCGTCTCCGTCAGCAGCTTTTTACAAACGTCTGCTGCTTATTGGTGTGTCGGGGTTCAAACCTGCCGCTCCCGTCTTATCCCGGTTGTGTCCCGTTTGTCCTCTTCCCCGGGGCGGAGGGAGGGTTACGTGGCTGAGGTGAAGAACCTGCTGTGAACTTAATGGCTGAGGAATATGGGTTAGGGATCCTGGCCCAGACCATTAAAAAGAGCATCTGACTAAAATGAGATTTTCTATACAGTACAGACAGTACAGCAACTGTGCAGGTAAACTGACATTTTCATAGTACACCTGTATCGATGGTGTTAATACAACTGTACTAGTAGTGTTAGTACACCCTTTGTAGTTCAGCTGGTGTTAGTACACCTGTTGTAGTACATAGGGTTAGTATGCCTGTTGTACTCTTGGTACAACTGTTGTAGTACAGATGGTGTAAGTAAAAGTGCATTTGTACCATCTTTTTTGTCAGattaaaaaatatgaatgaacGTCCAAAGTACTGGCAGAAACCCACAACAGCTTCACAAGAGGGTTGTGACAAAAGTGGTTGTTTGCAGTTGTGGTTTGTATCTATGCCAACATTCTGTACCATGTCTGTGGTTTGTATCTCTTTTGCCAATATTCTCAGCAGTTTGACATACAGAGGTTTCtcttaagatttttttctcttgctcGGGGGTTTCCCTTGCCATGCTCACCTTTGCTTGCTCATAAAGGCATGGACCCAGATTCTCTCTACTTATGCAAATcttaatttgttttctgtgacATAGAAGAAGTGTTATACAAATAGGCTGATTTGAGAAGCTGGTTGAGTAAAAAATTAGTAAAACACTATTTAGACACAAAAACTCTACTCGGCAATTACTAAGTTAAGAAACCTAACCAGCACCACTGTGCTATTTTTATACTTGATCTGTTTAATAACCAAAATAAACTAATCAATTAGGAAGTCATTTTTTTGTCTTCCATTCAGTGTCCTACTCTcttgagttttatttttaagcattttagtGGGTCTAACTATGCACAACCATGCCTGACAAATTTGTTTTGGCATAatagtaaataaaatgcatacaataattaaatgtacattgttttttattgtttcaaaaAACATGGtcaatgaaattatttattgtcTGAAGATATGCAAGTAGGAATAtctaacattttctttttttttttttttcttcacatctgtATAAAAGTCCAGAATCCCTATTTTTGGAAAAACAATGAACACCTACCTTGCTGTCTggtagcaccccccccccccccccccccaactgaaACCTACCTGTACTACCCTGCTCATTTTCAAGATGCCTTCTGAAGGCCTGATGAACACCACCTACATTTTTTGTGATAAAGAGCTCCATTACAGCTCAAACACCTCACTGCTCTGACACACCATCCACACCTCACTGCTGTACCTGCACTGTGCTCTGAAACACCTGAGGGAGTTTCACCAACTGGTGATGCAGCAAAATGTACAAATCATAATTAAGATTATTTAAACTAACTGCAGTTGAAATTTGGCAAACATCTGTGAATTGAGTGTATTCTGAGTCATGACATGCAAAAATATGTCAAAAGAACCACAAAACTCATAAGCCATTTCACCCATCGTAATTAAAACAgcttatataaaataaatgagtgaGAATTTGTCTTAAACAAATACAGTCCAAGGAGTTAAAAAGACAAATCTGACAGTGCTTTgtcatataaacaaatgtatattagataaaaaaaaacaaacattcactgaATAGAAGTGTTTTCTcttaacaatttaaaaatataatgccACAATGCATCTCACACCAAAAGTAGAACAAATATGCAGAGATCTTGGACCAGTGGCTTGATGCCACAGGCTAGGAGTCCCTTATAACTGAGAAATCAAAACATCCTAGGAATCCAGCAGCAGTTTCCATTTCCAGAACTGAGTGAGATATAAGTGCTGTGTACTGTTCAGGAACTGAGCGGGATATAAGTGGGACAAACTGGACCTGAGAGAACACTTTCAGTGCCGATCGTTAGGACTGACGCAACCATCAGTATATCGTCTATTAGAattatggctgtgtttgtgtagcagtatttgtttatatgtttatacctgtatatgtgtgtgaacattaaatctgtgtgtgtgcattctcagTGCActgaaagtttgtgtgtgtgtgtgtgtgtgtgtgtgtgtgtgtgtgtgtgtgtgtgtgtgtgtgtgtgtgtttaacggGAGGATGGTAGTGTGACTCTCTGCTCGTCCATCCTCTTGGCCTGTGAGCGGATGATGAGACTGAAGAAGTCCTCATCAGGGAGGGTGGGACCACGGACTGGAACAGGGGGAGGAGCGCACCTCTGATCATTCAGTCGAgagccctgagagagagagagagagagagagagagagaagcaacaCCACCTTAGTACAAGAGTGTTATTATTACACTGACACTAACACAGATGTGATGTCAGTattacactcaaacacacaggcatCAGTGACTAACCCATAAGGTGCAAACATGAACAGGATATTGTGATGATACTGCTACATGTTGTGATGATGCACAATGTAAAAGAGCTGCTAAGCCCTGATGTGATGAGGGTTAAACTGCTTTTATCTTTGTGAATGACATTAAAACTGCAATTCATCAAACACAAAATGCTTCTCTGACACTGGTCAGGATGACCCCAGCAGCCAATAAAAATCTGATTATATTACTGGCATAATAATTTGATTATATTAATATGCATATTGAAGCCTTCTGTGATGTTACTAATGCTAAAAACAACATTGAGATGAAGATAATAACAGTGCAtcaaaactaaaacacaaacagcagacagcaggTGAGTGTAACTAGGAAGCGTCATTCATCACTGCCCTGTAATACTGGCGATTAATTACAGCACTCCTAACACAATCGTGATTCACTATAGCCAGCAGGTGTCACTGTCTGCTGCCCCCACTGTGACAACCATCCCCCTCCCACCCTTAAAATTATCTCAGTGAATTgaccctgagagagatggaccacacccctctctcacctGACACTTCACCAGCATGTCGAAGAACTGGTCATCGGGCTCACCAGCACCTGTGCTGGCCACCAGCTGACCGCTCCGGCCTGGCCTGGCCCGACCCAGGTCGGCCCCATGGCTCTGCGGGCTGGAGAACCCAGCTGACTCTCTCTGTTCATCCAGCCTCTGGCCCTGAGCACTCACCAGTGCTCCCAGGAACGCCTTCTGGCCTGAAGATGCCGCACTCTTGCCGAAAGCTGCATGTACAGTTTAGGGTTTTCCGTTACTCCAAACCTTATAAAAACCTCAGATCCTGACACTGACTTTCTGCAACATGTATCTggtttctgctttttttgtaatattCCAAGCTAGGTCACATGACAACACATCTGCCAGTCAGAGCAAAGACATACTCACCACTAGATTCACATGGCTGCACTATGACTGCAGTGCgggtgtagtgtaggtgtagtgtaacTGCAGTGCgggtgtagtgtaggtgtagtgtaacTGCAGTGCGGGTGTAGTGTAGGTATAGGCGTAGTGTGGACTATCCAGTGTTGCATTAAAGTCATCGGGTGCAAGTCCAGAACATGAACCGCTGCACTGGTGACAGTGGAGGCAATgtttcaggtactggactagtaatcagaaagttgtgcatggtgaggtggatgtgtgtatggtgtagggtgtgtagggtgtagtgtgtgtggtgtggatgtggggtctcagtggttcaggtactggactagtaatcagaaagttgtgcgtggtgtggtgtgtgtgtatggtgtagggtgtgtatgtggggtctcagtggttcaggtactggactagtaattagaaggcTGTGCATAGTgaagtggatgtgtgtagggtgtgtatggtgtagagtgtgtgttgggtgtggtgtgtgtggtgtaggatGTGTGTTGgctgtctcagtggttcagatactggactagtaatcagaaggttgccagttcaagttccaccactgccaggttgcaaCTATTGgacccctgaacaaaacccttaaccctcaattactcaagttgtgttcagaaagaattgtaagtcgctttggataaaagtgtcagataaacaCTGTGAAGGTAAATGAtgacagaacacacattttttcatgtttgtgggCGGGCTTGAAGAGAAGGCGGAGCTTGAGACAGCAGGGACCCGGCGGTCACACCCATGCGGAACAGAGCAGCGCTGGTCATCCATCCTGTTGCCCTGGAAACGACTCAGCAGATCAAAGAATCCCTCGTCACCCAACATGTCCATGCTTGTACGCTGCAGGGGTCAAAAAGGCATAGTTAGCTGTCTTACTCCCGCACATAATCAATGTCACCACATAAGTAAAGAAATCCCTGCCTTCGTAACATCCACAGTCAATATTTACATCTTCAAAACCTGGAAGTTAGACATTTAGCATCTTTACACTTAGTACTGCAGTGATGACAGGCGGCCtctgacagaggacagaggttTCAGAGTGACACAGTCTCTTTCCTGAATTATTTACTTGCTGTGTGTACTACCTATACCTGTGTAGAGAAGCGTACAGTGCTAATCAGTTTGGCTGTGGATAAACCCATAATGGGCACTAAAAAGGCAGACGGGGTGAGGCATGGCAGGGTGGGGTCAGCCACCTTGTGCACAGACAGGCGGCTCGGTGGCTTCCGGGTGTTGCTGGAGTCCTGCAGGACTTTGCTGGAGCTGCTCATCTGCTTCCTGCCTCGTAGACGGTTCAGAGAAAACAACCTGGATGCAGACTGAGTCAGCAGGGCCTTGGGCAGACTGCTCAGAACACCACGTCCCCTCTGCtgaccctgcacacacatatatacatatatatatatacatatatatatatatatatatacacacacacacacattttatatatatatatatatatatatatatatatatatatatatatatatatatatatatatatacacacacacacacacatacattatatatatatatatatatatatatatatatacacacatatacattatatatatatatatacatatgtatatacatatatatatatatatatacatatatatatatatatatatacatatatatatatatatacacacacacacacatacattatatatatatacacatatatatacatatatatgtatatatacacatatacattatatacattatatatatatatatatatacacatacatatatatatatatatatatacacacacatacattatatacattatatatatatatacacacacacacatatatatatatatatatatatacacacatatacattatatacattatatatatatacacatatacattatatacattatatatatatacacatatatatatatatatatatatacacatatacattatatacattatatatatatacatacatatatatatatatatacacacacatatacattatatacattatatatatatatatacatacatatatatatatacacacatatacattatatacattatatatatatatacacacacacacacatatatatatatatatatatacacacatatacattatatacattatatatatatatatatatacacatatacattatatacattatatatatatacatatatatacatatatatatacacatatacattatatacattatatatatacatatatatatatatatatacacacacacacatatacattatatatatacatatatatacatatatatgtatatatacacacacacatatacattatatacattatatatatatacatatatatatatatatatatatacacacacacacatatacattatatacattatatatatacacacacacacacatatatacacacacatatacattatatacattatatatatatatacacatatacattatatacattatatatatatacatatatatatatatacacatatacattatatacattatatatatacatacatatatatatatatacacatatacattatatacattatatatatacatacatatatatatatatacacatatacattatatatatacatacatatatatatatatacacatatacattatatacattatatatatacatacatatatatatacacacacatacattatatatatatacatatatatacatatatatgtatatatacacatatacattatatacattatatatatatatacatacatacatacatatatatatatatatacacacacacatacattatatacattatatatatatacatatatatacatatatatatatatatatatacacacacacatacattatatacattatatatatatatacatatatatacatatatatatatatatacatatatatatatatatatatatatatacatatatatatatatacatatatatatatatatacatatatatacatatatacatatatatatatatatatatatatacatatatatacatatatatatatatatatatacatatatatacatatatacatatatatacatatatatatatatatatatatatacatatatatatatatatatatatacatatatatatatatatatatatatacatatatatacatatatatatatatacatatatatacatatatatatatatatatacatatatatacatatatatatatatatacatatatatatacatatatatatatatacacatatatacatatatatatatatatatacatatatacatatatatatatatatatacatatatatacatatatatatatatatacatatatatatatatatatatatatacacacacacatacattatatacattatatatatatatacatatatatatatatatatatatatatatatatatatatatatatatatacatatacatatatatatatatatatatatatatatatatgtatatatatatatatatatatgtatatatatatatatatatatatatatgtatatatatatatatatatatgtatatatatatatatatacatatatatatatatatacacacacacacacatatacattatatatatatacacatatatatacatatatatgtatatatacacatatacattatatacattatatatatatatatatatatacacatacatatatatatatatatacacacacatacattatatacattatatatatatatatacacacacacatatatatatatatatatatatacacacatatacattatatacattatatatatatacacatatacattatatacattatatatatatacacatatatatatatatacacatatatatatatatacacatatatatatatatatacacatatatatatatatatatatatatatatatatatatatatacacatatacattatatacattatatatatatacatacatatatatatatatatacacacacacatatacattatatacattatatatatatatacatacatatatatatacacacatatacattatatacattatatatatatatacacacacacacacacatatatatatatatatatatacacacacatatacattatatacattatatatatatatatacacatatacattatatacattatatatatatacatatatatacacatatacattatatacattatatatatacatatatatatatatatatacacacacacacatatacattatatatatatacatatatatacatatatatgtatatatacacacacacatatacattatatacattatatatatacacacacacacatatatatacacacacatatacattatatacattatatatatatatacacatatacattatatacattatatatatatacatatatatatatatatatatatatacacatatacattatatacattatatatatatacatatatatatatatacacatatacattatatacattatatatatacatacatatatatatatatatatacacacacacatatacattatatatatatatacatatatatacatatatatgtatatatacacatatacattatatacattatatatatatatatatatatatatatacacatatacacacatacattatatacattatatatatatacacacatatatatatccacatatacattatatatatatacatatatatacatatatatatacacacacatatacattatatacattatatatatatatacatatatatatatacacacatatatatacatatatatatatacacacacattatatatatatatatatatatatatatatatatatatatatatatatacacacacattttttatatatatacacatatatatatatatatatatatatatatataaaatgtgtgtgtgtgtgtatatatatatatatatatatatatataaaatgtgtgtgtgtgtatatatatatatatatatataaaaaataatgcatatacatatatacatacatacacccacacacagacacccagacagacacccagacacacccagacagacacccagacagacacccacagagacacccagacagacacacccacccacacccacacagacacacccacccacacagacacacccacccacacagacacacccagagacacccacccacccacacccagagacacccacccacacccagagacacccacccacacccagagacacccacccacacagttTACTTAGTCCTCTGAGTATGTGCGTACGTCCACTAGCGAGCAGGGGAAGCAGGTGTCTGTGAGGCTCTACTCAAGCTGTGCTGTGAGGTGTTGATGTGTAACTGTGGAAGTCTctgaagtggtgtgtgtatttgttctgtttaaggGTGTAGTGATATGTGGATGTCTGtactggtgttgtgtgtgaagGTTAGAGGGCGCACTCACACTGAGCTTGTCTGGAGTTAGTTTCACCAGCTCAAGGTTCTCCATGCTGTGGCGTCTGCTCATCCTGCACCTCGCTcctgtgcatgcacgcgcgcacgcgcgcacacgcacgcacgcacgcacgcacacgcacacacacacacacacacacacacacacacacacacacacacacacacattcaatgaaTGTAGAGGAACAGGTCTCAAAAGAACAGTTTTGTGTTACtatactgtgtttatttcagtattttcgAGCTGAGCACTGTCAAAACCTCTGCTATCACaaagcactgagagagagacgggggggggggttaactaTATCTAGTAGACTGTACAATTTAGCAATTCTTTGATCAGAGAAGGATgcttttagtttagtttagtacTTTTACTATGATGAGGTCATGAAGGTGTCATGTGCTTTACCATGCAGGTTGGAGTTGATCTCTTTGCTCTCTGACAAGATGGAGCCATTGGTGCTGTAGCTGAGGCCAAGGACCAACTGGAGGTCTGACATGTTCATACGGGCAGTCAGCTCTCCACTACGATCtcctgtctacacacacacacacacacacacagttaagaCATGTTCATCATGTGCAGAAAAGCATTGTGTGTTACATTATATATTGAAATGCATCAAATATTCAACACTGAAATAATATTCAACATAAAATCCAGACCTTTAATCAATAAACCACTGTCTTCAAagttgtttttacttttgtaagGCAAGTGTGATTTTCATAAGCCTAGTGTTTCAGAACAGTGTTGAGAACTGCCGATGCCTttgaggtggtggtgtgtaCCTCTCTAGAGATTTCCAGATGTCTCTCTGCAAAGTGCATAGCTTGATCATGATTGCCCAGTGCTGTGTGCGCATTACCTAAACTCCAATAGGCACGGCCTTCCCcgaccctaacacacacacacacacacacacacacacacacacacacacacacacacacacacacacagtgtaagagTGCAGAGAGCATAGTGTAGATTTGTGTAGGCGTGTGAGTGTACCTGTCGTTGAGGTCCTGTGCAATGAGCAGGTGTTTGAGGTGGTAGTCCACCGC
Encoded here:
- the gpsm2 gene encoding G-protein-signaling modulator 2 codes for the protein MTTSGSVAKMGDEKNSVRVCYRMEASCVELALEGERLCQVGDYGAGVSFFEAAIKVGTEDLQVLSAIYSQLGNAYFHLQDYSRALQFHHHDRTLTRTMGDVLGEAKACGNLGNTLKVLGRFDEALDFCQRHLDICRDAGDKAGQARALYNFGNVYHAKGKSVCSSDSEPGGFPEEVTTALRKAAQYYEANLSIVKELGERASQGRTCGNLGNTHYLLGDFRNAVVSHQQRLLIAKEFGDQAAERRAYCNLGNAYIFLGEFEKAAEHYKRALQLARLLQDRAVEAQACYSLGSTYTLVHDYERAVDYHLKHLLIAQDLNDRVGEGRAYWSLGNAHTALGNHDQAMHFAERHLEISRETGDRSGELTARMNMSDLQLVLGLSYSTNGSILSESKEINSNLHGARCRMSRRHSMENLELVKLTPDKLSGQQRGRGVLSSLPKALLTQSASRLFSLNRLRGRKQMSSSSKVLQDSSNTRKPPSRLSVHKRTSMDMLGDEGFFDLLSRFQGNRMDDQRCSVPHGCDRRVPAVSSSAFSSSPPTNMKKSFGKSAASSGQKAFLGALVSAQGQRLDEQRESAGFSSPQSHGADLGRARPGRSGQLVASTGAGEPDDQFFDMLVKCQGSRLNDQRCAPPPVPVRGPTLPDEDFFSLIIRSQAKRMDEQRVTLPSSR